ttggatttTGTGTTTAATATGGGTCATGTGGTTGTAGGAAACTTCGTCGGCGCAATACATTTTGCAGCAGTATACTGCTGCTTCAGGAGGACAGAAGCTACAAAACTCGATAAAGAATGCTTATGCTATGGGGAAAGTGAAGATGTTAGCTTGTGAGTTTGAAACTGCTACTCGAACTATGAAGAACAAGAATGCCAGTAGAGATGCTGAGTCGGGTGGGTTTGTGCTGTGGCAGATGAATCCGGATATGTGGTATGTTGAGCTTGCAGTTGGGGCAAGTAAGGTTCACGCAGGTTGTAATGGGAAGCTTGTTTGGAGGCATACTCCTTGGCTTGGAACTCATACTGCGAAAGGTCCGGTTCGACCGTTGCGTCGTGCACTACAGGTAAACCcttgcttttattttattttttattgttTAAGAGGTTTTTTATTTGTTGTTGGGGTCGCCTGTTCAAAGACAACATGAGATTTATTGTTGTACATTTCAGGGTCTAGATCCGAGAACTACTGCTAGTATGTTTGCTGATGCAAAGTGCATAGGAGAGAAGAAGATTAACGGGGAGGACTGTTTCATTCTAAAGATTTGTGCCGATCCAAAGACATTGAAGGCAAGAAGTGAAGGTCCTGCAGAGATCATAAGGCATGTTCTATTTGGCTACTTCAGCCAGAAGTCAGGACTACTTATTCACATGGAGGATTCGCATCTTACTCGTATCCAATCTAGTGGCGGTGATGCAGTTTACTGGGAAACCACTATTAATTCCTTCCTGGATGATTATCGGCCTGTGGAAGGTATCATGATTGCCCATTCTGGTCGTTCTGTGGTGACTTTGTTTCGGTTTGGAGAAGTAGCAATGAGCCATACAAAAACCAGAATGGAAGAAGCTTGGACAATTGAAGAAGTTGCATTCAACGTTCCAGGCTTGTCCTTGGATTGTTTTATTCCCCCAGCTGATTTAAGATCCGGATCCATTAGTGAGGCTCGGGAATTCTCTCAAGATGGAAGGGGAAGTACTGCAATGGCCCTCGCAGCTCATCGGGCAAAGGTGGCAGCTCTGGAGACAGTGGATAGTACTGAAATGGGTTGGAAGGTTGAAGTCTAACCACAAGGGCAGGATTAAAATAATTAGGGCAATTGTTTATATGGTTAGGTAACTTATGATTGACTAACACATGATACAGACAGAAGTTTAGGTTTATTAAGGTAATTTAGCTGGCTCGGCCTCTATTATCTGTAAATAGAGCATAATCGGTTCATGGGTATTGCTAAACCTAGgtggatctttatactctttcCTGCAGAAACCAACTATGGTGTTGGAGCTTGTTTCTACCGGATGAAGCTAATGGAGGTTATATTTTTATTGTTTACCTTCCATCATTCCATAAACTGAAGGAAGGTGGTGAAGCTTCTGGCGAAGCCATCAATATCTTTACCTTTTTTTTTCCGCCATAACGAGTACGCCTTTGCTGCGTCAGGGTCGATACTAGTAGTTTTTTAGTACATCCTTTTCTACTTGTGTTTGTTTGTTAGTTCTGGTATGTTATAGGAAGTCTCATAGTTTCTTGGTTTAACATGGATCATGGTTAGGCTAGCAATGAGAGATGATTATGGACTTATGTTACTTCTGTTTGgttttatttgattaattttaTTTCATCTCCTGTATTTAAAATGTCGTCTGATACAGGCTGCACTGGTACTTTGGCATCTAGCCAGTACTGCCAGACAGAAACTGTAAACAAAACTTGATGTTGAATCTAAATCTAAAATATTGACTGCTATAAATGTCTTCTGGAATGGTATAAAGATATAAAGCTGAATCCATTGTTTTGTAAGCTATTACTGCAGTTTCAGTTATCTTTCCTAGCTGGGGTTGTTATCTTTTTCTTGGTTTGCCAAAGAAGATAGCATCCTAGGGCAACTTGTTCAGTGGAAATATCCCTTTGGCCTTGCTCATCTTTCCCTGGAATTTGCTCTACCAAACTCTTtcaattatataaatatataatctctctctctctctctcccctcccccccctctctctttctctctgtGATTCCACTATTGGTGAAGGCCATGCTTGAAGGCATTATAGTATAAAATTAACCATCAGGGACACTGGTGGCCCTGCAGGAAAAGCACGAGGGAGAAATATGATGGTTGGTGCCAAGCACGGGAAAAAAGCAAGATTGTTGCGTTTACTCATCTTTTTTCAGTCTTTCTTGCTTTAGAAATGCAACTGTCAATACCCAAATACTAAAATCAAACCATACATGTGAAGGGATTTTAACAATTAAGAAAGCAAATCAAGTTCTAATTAAATGTCACCAAGTCATAACAAATTAGCACGGGTATCAGTCCAATTATCCCCTAATTCCTCTCACTAAAGAAAGCATGTCCATTCCTTCCATATTTTTCATCACAGATTTTAAACTATAATATTCGATTTTTTCCCTGTATATAGCTTAAAACTTGATAATTCTAAGTACCAACTCAAAACTTGATAATTCTAAGTACTAACTTAAAATTTGATAATTCTAAGTACTAACTCACGTAGTCGTTAATGCGCGAGGGGCATTGCTATAATTACGGATTAAAAAATATGTATTGTTTTACTACCAATTAGTAGTGTTTCTTTAAAATCAGTTGACCCGGACGAGTATTCGGGTGATTACTGGGAAATTTGAGGTGAATTGATTCGTATtacgaaaaatattcaaaaaattgGTCAATTACTCGGATTTTGGAGATTGCGATGAAGAAAAATCAAATTTCGAGTTTTGTAACCGTGACAATTAGTAATAGCGCTAGCACACCACTCGTCGTCTTCTTGGCTTCCTCGGAAACAGGCAACACCATGGTACCAGTGTCCGGAATCACTTGGGAATTAGGGTTCCATCGATGTCGATGAAATGAAACTACTACAATAACATTAAACACCCCCACGTACAAACATTGACCCAATTGTTTTAATATAGAAACTTCTTTTGGGGGAAAGGGTTCATAATTTTTAGTGCTAATAACCTTGACTTTGTAACCAATGAAAGACTTGTTAAATTTTGTTCGGACGTGCAATAAGATGCATCGAGGTTCTCAAAGTAAATTAGGCATAGGAGTAGACAAGTCCACGTAGGAGTAAATTTATGGCAAAATGTTTATAAAGTGTCGGCAAAGAGGTAATTAGCTATGCTCGTAACGAAGCCTATATGCAAGCATTTACTACTATACTAGTCTACTAGTACATCAAACTCAAACTCATCAACCCAATAAATATTGCCAGTGCCGTGCGGAAAAAATAGACCACTCACTAGTTGACTAGTTGCCTGCACACACAACTTGAAGTCCTTCACTCACTTCTATTGCTCATGCTCTGTCTAGTTGAGTTGAGAATGAACTCCTATCTCCGTCCCACCGGGTTCTCTACGTTTATTATTTGCATGTATTTCGAGATTTTTATAAAGTATtgttttgtaatattttttttaaaaacaatttgaataaaaaatttgaataaaaatttaaatataaaacttttattcataaaaaaaataatttaaaaaatattatgaaattatattttaaaataacatTAAAAACGTACCGAAAAGTAATGTAGAAAATTTAATGATACAGAGGAAGTAACAAATTGACATCTTAGATACAATTGTTGAGTTGAGAATGAAGTGACGAATTGACATCTTACATACAATTTCGGGCATTAGTTAACGGACTTAAATAAATGGAGACGGAATAAATAAATCGAGACGGAATGAGAATATTCGAAGTGGTACCAATTTGACATACCAATGTAACTCGACTTGCATATAACCAAATAGTTGTTACAATTCCTTCATGGTCCAGCTaataaatcaatattttgttCTTGCATAAACAAGCACATTCAATAACATACTCCCCCATTTTTCATGCTATTTAATTGTTATGTCTTTTTATGTTTTATTGTGGTTAAAACGTAGTACTGTATTTTTCAACAAAATGAGAAATGATATATTTAGGGGGTTTTTCAAAAATATCCATGTTGGATAAagtattttaaaaaatattatatttgcAACTTCGTATGCAATTTTGAGTAACTTTTTCtgtaagagcatctccaatgATGTTATTTATAATTGGTTGGCGAAATTGGACCTGGAAGACaatatgtaaaatttgttgaatCTGTAATGTATTGTACTTCGATATGATTGATTATATTGGTTAGctattttttaaaaatagtatgttaTTAAATTTTATGTTGTTATAAATAGATTATATTACTTCAATATGgtaataattgattaatttttttttacaaatttctTACAGATCTGTTGTGGTTCAACAAATATAAACATCAAGAGATTGACTATATTTATAAATACGGGGAATATACCCTTGGAGAGGGATTTTTTTTACATAatctctatattttttatttatagtaTGTATTAATGATTTTTAGTTAAGGTATATATGTGGTTGGAGATGCTCTCACATTGGTAAATTCTAGTAACCTCCTCTGCACCCTTGTATGCAAATTTTTGTAAATAACTTAAAAAGCATgaatatttttgataatttttttcaTTATTTATTTCACTTTGCGTATCTTGAATTTAGATGTGCCTCCATTATTTGTATCTTGAATTTATAAACCAGCCCCGGCCCATAGACATCTGTATTAAGGGCCTTTTTGTTGAATAAAAGTGGATCATGGCCCAACAATATAGCAATAACAAGGCCTTAAAATTTTTTGTCACATTACCAAAATAAAAAGGACGGGCCCCATCAAACCAAATTTTAATGTTGTCAACCTCTTTCTTGTTTTTGATACAAAACAAGTAGTTTGCGGGGGTTTTATTCAGCTAAAATTTCATTTTACAATTAATTTTAGATCATCTCCAGATACATTTACACCATCCGGACATGTTACCTAACACACATTTTTGGACTTCAAGGCAAAAGTAATTATAAATTTAAGGCTTTACA
This sequence is a window from Apium graveolens cultivar Ventura chromosome 9, ASM990537v1, whole genome shotgun sequence. Protein-coding genes within it:
- the LOC141684321 gene encoding uncharacterized protein LOC141684321 is translated as MDKKQGFFSNLKDEVIRSLSPARSRSKSPGRVGSSGFLGFKKAHQNQPGFNNSDQIICRSGSFRPGLGETLGPLKEGPDLDGEELGDSKRVGLGQWMMGQLSRTPSMNPNVQKRSDLRLLLGVMGAPLAPVHVSTDPLPHLSIKDTPIETSSAQYILQQYTAASGGQKLQNSIKNAYAMGKVKMLACEFETATRTMKNKNASRDAESGGFVLWQMNPDMWYVELAVGASKVHAGCNGKLVWRHTPWLGTHTAKGPVRPLRRALQGLDPRTTASMFADAKCIGEKKINGEDCFILKICADPKTLKARSEGPAEIIRHVLFGYFSQKSGLLIHMEDSHLTRIQSSGGDAVYWETTINSFLDDYRPVEGIMIAHSGRSVVTLFRFGEVAMSHTKTRMEEAWTIEEVAFNVPGLSLDCFIPPADLRSGSISEAREFSQDGRGSTAMALAAHRAKVAALETVDSTEMGWKVEV